In Pseudomonas fluorescens, the following are encoded in one genomic region:
- a CDS encoding ATP-binding protein, with amino-acid sequence MNRTAYFCLLRNWLARPHGSLVARYTLLSVFVMSIALIMLAVLYEQLAKDLLNRLTGERLDAQALSTANRLSSFLDDRFYQVSALSNHPNMPGFIADQSAPGSDVESLLKIEADFPFLYGVLFFDEQDHLVNVLPGQAASGEPYWANTHWSIAGLPIQWVGDIEVIGPLLAEPGRSGGFLIRKTIRNGRTDHRVRIALHLRLASLTELLVSAGMSGVVAPLLRVPGGAFIDPTGRAVEAPNQWRDGPQIIPGWQLVFRVQPGAILKPLNDARWWLYWIAAGFIVFILIVFFTLSRQLRSRVSTLLQGAHQLSMGDLSYRLAEQPRDDEINHVARAFNVMAARLADVLENTVRTENLAVLGAFATGVAHEVRNPLTTMKTTVQALLRREEEPERRHLLIDLGKEIDRLSHVTSDLLEYGRPHPAQPEVVAVASLFEQIVRLAGPDDPQLLCETEPGLQLYVDPDQIRQILVNLCLNAFQACDNQSPVRLCAQVWGGQVRVMVIDQGCGISEADLQRIRQPFFTSKARGTGLGLSISQQLLDANGARMDIISTLGVGTQVILDFPAPPGNEAK; translated from the coding sequence ATGAATCGTACTGCTTACTTCTGCTTGCTGCGCAACTGGCTCGCCCGGCCGCACGGCAGCCTGGTGGCACGCTATACCTTGCTGTCCGTCTTTGTGATGAGCATCGCCCTCATTATGCTGGCAGTGCTCTATGAGCAATTGGCCAAAGATTTGCTCAATCGCTTGACTGGTGAACGTCTGGACGCCCAGGCCTTGTCCACAGCGAACCGCTTGTCTTCATTTCTCGATGATCGCTTTTACCAGGTCTCGGCATTGTCCAATCACCCGAACATGCCGGGGTTTATTGCCGATCAGTCCGCCCCCGGCAGTGACGTGGAGTCTTTGCTCAAGATCGAAGCGGATTTTCCGTTTCTGTATGGCGTGTTGTTTTTCGATGAACAGGATCATTTGGTCAACGTGCTGCCGGGGCAAGCCGCCTCTGGTGAGCCCTATTGGGCCAACACTCATTGGTCTATCGCCGGACTGCCGATCCAGTGGGTCGGTGATATCGAAGTGATCGGGCCATTGCTGGCCGAACCCGGGCGCTCGGGTGGCTTCTTGATCCGCAAGACCATCCGCAATGGTCGCACCGATCACCGCGTGCGCATCGCCTTGCACCTGCGCCTTGCATCGCTCACCGAGTTGCTCGTCAGTGCCGGGATGAGCGGGGTGGTTGCGCCGCTGCTGCGGGTGCCAGGCGGTGCCTTTATCGACCCCACCGGGCGCGCGGTCGAGGCGCCGAATCAGTGGCGTGACGGCCCCCAGATAATTCCCGGTTGGCAACTGGTGTTCAGAGTGCAGCCTGGGGCCATCCTTAAGCCGTTGAACGATGCACGCTGGTGGTTGTACTGGATAGCTGCTGGTTTTATCGTGTTTATCCTCATAGTGTTTTTTACTCTGTCCCGACAGTTGCGCTCGCGGGTCAGCACCTTGTTACAGGGCGCTCATCAGTTGTCCATGGGCGACCTCAGTTATCGCCTGGCTGAACAGCCCCGTGACGACGAAATCAACCATGTAGCGCGGGCGTTCAATGTAATGGCCGCGCGCTTGGCGGATGTGTTGGAAAACACTGTGCGGACAGAAAATCTCGCGGTACTGGGGGCCTTTGCCACGGGCGTGGCCCATGAGGTACGCAATCCCCTGACAACCATGAAAACTACAGTGCAAGCCTTGCTGCGCCGAGAAGAAGAGCCCGAGCGACGCCACTTGCTGATCGACCTGGGCAAGGAAATCGACCGCTTATCCCATGTCACCAGCGATCTGTTGGAATATGGGAGGCCTCATCCGGCTCAACCCGAGGTGGTTGCCGTCGCGTCGTTATTCGAGCAGATCGTCCGGCTGGCAGGGCCGGACGACCCGCAATTGCTGTGCGAAACAGAACCAGGCTTGCAGCTTTACGTCGACCCGGACCAGATCCGGCAGATCCTGGTCAACCTTTGTTTGAATGCCTTCCAGGCCTGCGACAACCAGAGCCCCGTGCGCCTGTGCGCCCAAGTATGGGGTGGGCAGGTGCGAGTCATGGTCATTGATCAGGGATGCGGTATTTCCGAGGCGGACTTGCAGCGCATCCGCCAACCGTTTTTTACCTCCAAGGCGCGGGGTACCGGGCTGGGGCTAAGCATCAGTCAGCAACTGCTGGATGCCAACGGTGCGCGCATGGACATTATCAGTACGCTTGGCGTAGGGACTCAGGTGATCCTGGACTTCCCCGCGCCCCCAGGGAACGAGGCGAAGTAA
- a CDS encoding iron-containing alcohol dehydrogenase — MNISAFKIANKLITGQGAIEQLSAELTRLNVKNPLIVTDAVLVQSGTVDLALAQLGGRCYGIFDQVKPEPEIAIVEDCTRTYREGSHDGLIAVGGGSAIDIAKGVAAFAGHEGPLAELFGVDQVKRKGPVLIAIPTTAGTGSEVTNVAIFSDKQAKLKKGIVSDYLLPDVALVSPIMTLTCPRSVTAASGVDALVHAVESYLSVNASPITDAIALGAIKLIAKALPKTYANPSNLQAREDMATASLMAGMAFGNAGVGAVHALAYPLGGRFNIAHGVSNALLLPYVMEWNKMACVERFRDIAEAMGVRVADLNDKDAADQAVKAMADLCAAVDIPTGMRSFNVPEDAIPAMAEEASKIDRLMRNNPRKLTATDIEKIYRAAY, encoded by the coding sequence ATGAACATCTCTGCTTTTAAAATCGCGAACAAATTGATCACTGGGCAAGGCGCTATCGAGCAGCTTTCGGCTGAACTGACCCGCCTCAATGTCAAAAACCCGCTGATCGTGACAGACGCCGTTCTGGTCCAGTCCGGCACTGTGGACTTGGCGCTGGCACAGTTGGGTGGCCGCTGTTACGGCATTTTCGATCAGGTCAAACCGGAGCCTGAAATTGCCATTGTTGAGGACTGTACCCGCACCTATCGCGAGGGCAGTCACGACGGGTTGATTGCTGTGGGGGGCGGCAGTGCAATCGACATCGCCAAAGGCGTCGCAGCGTTTGCCGGACATGAAGGCCCGCTGGCCGAACTGTTCGGTGTCGATCAGGTGAAACGCAAAGGCCCCGTGCTGATTGCCATTCCGACGACCGCTGGTACCGGTTCGGAAGTGACCAACGTGGCCATCTTTTCTGATAAGCAAGCGAAGCTGAAGAAAGGCATTGTCAGCGACTACCTGCTGCCTGACGTAGCGTTGGTCAGCCCGATCATGACCCTGACTTGTCCACGCAGTGTGACGGCGGCCAGCGGTGTCGACGCGCTGGTGCATGCGGTCGAGTCCTATCTTTCGGTGAATGCTTCGCCCATCACTGATGCCATTGCGCTGGGTGCGATCAAGCTGATCGCCAAGGCGCTGCCCAAGACTTATGCCAATCCGTCCAACCTCCAAGCCCGGGAAGACATGGCCACCGCCAGCCTGATGGCCGGCATGGCCTTCGGTAACGCCGGGGTAGGCGCAGTGCATGCGCTGGCGTACCCATTGGGCGGCCGGTTCAACATCGCCCATGGTGTCAGCAATGCCTTGCTGCTGCCGTACGTGATGGAGTGGAACAAGATGGCCTGCGTCGAGCGCTTCCGTGACATTGCCGAAGCCATGGGCGTGCGTGTCGCCGACCTGAACGACAAGGATGCGGCGGATCAGGCTGTCAAAGCCATGGCGGATCTATGTGCCGCGGTGGATATCCCAACCGGTATGCGCAGTTTCAACGTGCCTGAGGATGCCATCCCGGCGATGGCCGAAGAGGCCAGTAAGATCGACCGCTTGATGCGCAACAACCCGCGCAAGTTGACCGCCACCGATATTGAGAAAATCTACCGCGCAGCCTACTGA
- a CDS encoding sigma 54-interacting transcriptional regulator, whose translation MNVNDASFEELLNALHDGVYITDGDGKTLKVNQAYERQTGLSGADLIGRSMQELVKEGVLSQSATLRVLHEGRPVSVMQSLSQGKKLLVSATPILDAENRISYVVSTVRDMTELLRMKHERDELQQLKQLRNSTAKLHAGQRDSLLRSPLMADQEVSGRVFSLARQVASSSVKVLLQGETGVGKTLVAQFIHNASPRASEPFLALNCGALPENLIEAELFGYAPGAFTGAGPKGKRGLLELAHHGTLFLDEIGDLPLPVQVKLLKVIEENRFIPVGGLELKEVDVRIISATHHDLKRLVAEGRFRADLYYRLNVVPINIPALRERREEILPLLHYYLDRFNVRYERQVQWSLEALDLMSDYAWPGNIRELINIVERLVVTNQTGTIEALDMPEEILDLNPLNTDDSRLPLRKILENAERSAIRAALRVHKTTRLAAKALGVSQATVVQKMKRWEHSD comes from the coding sequence GTGAACGTCAACGACGCCAGTTTCGAAGAACTGCTCAACGCTTTGCATGACGGCGTCTACATCACTGATGGCGACGGCAAGACGCTGAAGGTCAATCAAGCCTATGAGCGCCAGACCGGGCTCAGTGGTGCTGATCTCATCGGCCGATCCATGCAGGAGCTGGTGAAGGAGGGCGTTCTTTCGCAATCGGCCACACTGCGTGTATTGCATGAAGGTCGGCCGGTGTCGGTGATGCAGAGCCTGAGTCAGGGCAAGAAATTGTTAGTCAGCGCCACGCCGATTCTCGACGCTGAAAACCGGATTTCATATGTTGTCAGTACCGTACGCGACATGACTGAACTGCTGCGCATGAAACACGAGCGCGATGAGTTGCAACAGCTTAAACAACTGCGCAACAGCACCGCCAAACTTCATGCTGGTCAACGAGACAGCCTCCTGCGTTCTCCGCTTATGGCCGATCAGGAGGTTTCAGGCCGCGTCTTCTCGCTGGCCCGGCAGGTTGCCAGTAGCTCGGTGAAGGTTCTGCTTCAGGGAGAAACCGGTGTCGGAAAAACCCTCGTGGCGCAATTCATCCACAACGCCAGTCCGCGTGCCAGTGAACCATTTCTCGCGCTCAACTGCGGTGCACTGCCCGAGAATTTGATTGAAGCCGAGCTGTTTGGCTATGCGCCTGGAGCGTTCACAGGCGCAGGCCCCAAAGGCAAGCGTGGCCTGTTGGAATTGGCGCATCATGGAACATTGTTTCTCGACGAAATTGGTGATTTGCCACTGCCGGTGCAGGTCAAGTTACTCAAGGTGATCGAAGAAAATCGCTTCATTCCGGTCGGTGGCCTGGAGTTGAAGGAGGTCGACGTGCGCATCATTAGTGCCACCCACCACGACCTCAAGCGTCTGGTGGCAGAAGGTCGTTTTCGGGCTGATCTGTATTACCGGCTCAACGTGGTGCCGATCAACATTCCAGCACTGCGCGAGCGTCGTGAGGAGATTTTGCCGCTTCTGCATTACTACCTCGATAGATTCAATGTCCGTTATGAACGCCAGGTTCAATGGAGTCTCGAAGCCCTCGATCTGATGAGCGACTACGCCTGGCCCGGCAACATCCGCGAGTTGATCAACATCGTCGAACGGCTGGTGGTGACCAATCAGACCGGGACTATTGAGGCACTGGACATGCCTGAGGAGATCCTCGACCTCAACCCGCTGAATACCGATGACAGCCGCTTACCGCTGCGCAAGATATTGGAAAACGCCGAGCGCAGTGCGATTCGTGCCGCGCTGCGTGTGCACAAGACCACGCGCCTGGCGGCCAAGGCGTTGGGCGTGAGTCAGGCGACCGTGGTGCAGAAGATGAAACGCTGGGAACATTCTGATTAG
- a CDS encoding serine hydrolase, with amino-acid sequence MYNKKDMTAPGIGYQDLSLMQGYPPPREKQVGLHNWDSPPYNRWSFQHISQLFPVAAIHRSPGPVTELERNERSLDDVRFQRIDGGQTDLATFLTDSYTDGFLVLHQGKVVSEQYFNGMQPHTLHLLQSVSKTVVGSLVGRLIGQGRIDPQARVSEYVPELSASGYGDARVQDLLDMRTGVRFREDYTDPDAEFIQLDIASGWRERGERESPDSIYGLLKSLSKDREHGQFFEYRSVDTDMLAWVCERACGERLPVLLSREIWSRLGAEQDANITLDCVGTALADGGMSATLRDLARFAQMYLQGGHFNGQQIVPEEFVRACGRGSTPAFEVLYGFYVKHFPDAAYSNQCWVLDSELGTYSARGVFGQSIYWDPASEVAIVKLSSWPDFINPEWTLNTFRACAAVVEELQRS; translated from the coding sequence ATGTACAATAAAAAAGACATGACCGCTCCCGGCATTGGTTATCAGGACCTAAGTTTGATGCAGGGCTATCCGCCGCCCCGGGAAAAGCAAGTCGGCCTGCATAATTGGGACAGTCCGCCCTATAACCGCTGGTCGTTCCAGCACATCAGCCAGTTGTTTCCGGTGGCCGCTATTCATCGCAGTCCCGGGCCGGTCACCGAACTCGAGCGCAACGAACGCTCACTGGACGACGTACGTTTCCAGCGGATCGACGGCGGACAAACCGATCTGGCGACCTTCTTGACCGATAGCTACACCGATGGTTTTTTGGTGCTTCATCAAGGCAAGGTGGTTTCGGAGCAGTATTTCAACGGTATGCAGCCGCACACGTTGCATCTGTTGCAATCGGTATCCAAGACCGTCGTCGGTAGCCTGGTCGGCAGATTGATCGGCCAGGGCAGAATCGATCCCCAAGCGCGTGTCAGCGAATATGTGCCCGAGCTTTCGGCAAGCGGTTATGGCGACGCTCGGGTACAGGATCTTCTGGATATGCGCACGGGAGTGAGATTCAGGGAGGACTACACCGATCCTGATGCTGAATTCATCCAGTTGGATATCGCCTCGGGTTGGCGTGAACGGGGAGAGCGGGAGTCACCTGACAGCATTTATGGTTTGTTGAAGTCGCTGAGTAAAGACCGTGAACATGGCCAGTTCTTTGAGTATCGCTCAGTGGATACCGACATGTTGGCCTGGGTCTGTGAGCGGGCCTGCGGCGAACGGCTCCCCGTTTTACTGAGCCGGGAAATCTGGTCAAGACTGGGGGCAGAACAAGACGCGAATATCACCCTCGATTGCGTTGGAACTGCATTGGCCGATGGCGGGATGAGCGCCACGCTGCGTGATCTGGCGCGCTTTGCCCAGATGTATCTGCAGGGGGGACATTTCAACGGCCAACAGATTGTTCCAGAGGAGTTTGTGCGTGCATGCGGCCGTGGTTCCACACCGGCTTTTGAAGTCCTCTATGGCTTCTATGTCAAACACTTTCCTGACGCCGCCTATAGCAATCAGTGCTGGGTGCTGGACAGTGAACTAGGTACCTACTCGGCGCGCGGAGTATTTGGGCAGAGTATCTATTGGGATCCGGCCTCTGAAGTGGCAATCGTAAAACTTTCCAGTTGGCCGGACTTTATCAATCCAGAGTGGACGTTGAATACCTTCCGAGCCTGTGCGGCAGTAGTTGAAGAACTGCAACGCAGCTGA
- a CDS encoding oligopeptide/dipeptide ABC transporter ATP-binding protein → MNNNKQPALLSVNQLHKTYASSDGLVTAIDHISLEVQVGETVALVGESGCGKSTVAATLLGLLPADSGQILVEGRPLPTDARARGRSLSMVFQNPYASLNPKMTIKAIVAEPLKVAFGLRGSALHARILTLLGNVGMGEEHMERYPHEFSGGQLQRIAIARALALESKLLILDEPTAALDVSVQAQVLQLLKTLQTDNGLSYLFISHDLATVEYLAQQVLVMYLGRIVEAGPVEQVFGRPRHPYTRALLNSVPSIDPERRDQLQILSGEIPSPLNRPAGCHFAPRCPRASERCRREVPAETQDHGHRFSCHHPLNDES, encoded by the coding sequence ATGAATAACAACAAACAGCCCGCACTGTTGAGCGTCAATCAGTTGCACAAGACCTACGCCAGCAGCGATGGCCTGGTGACGGCCATTGACCACATCAGCCTGGAGGTGCAGGTCGGTGAGACGGTCGCGCTGGTGGGGGAATCCGGTTGTGGCAAAAGTACGGTGGCCGCGACCTTGCTCGGTCTGCTGCCAGCCGATAGTGGGCAAATTCTGGTCGAAGGTCGGCCGCTGCCCACTGATGCCAGGGCGCGGGGCAGGAGCTTGAGTATGGTGTTCCAGAACCCGTACGCCTCGCTGAACCCGAAAATGACGATCAAGGCGATTGTTGCCGAGCCGCTGAAGGTTGCCTTTGGTTTGCGCGGTAGCGCTTTGCACGCGCGCATTCTCACGCTGCTGGGAAATGTAGGGATGGGCGAGGAGCACATGGAACGCTATCCCCATGAATTCTCCGGTGGCCAGTTGCAGCGTATCGCTATCGCCCGGGCCCTGGCGCTGGAGTCAAAACTGCTGATCCTCGATGAGCCTACGGCGGCGCTCGACGTGTCGGTCCAGGCCCAGGTGCTGCAACTGCTCAAGACGCTGCAGACCGACAATGGCCTGAGCTACCTGTTCATTAGCCACGACCTTGCGACGGTCGAGTATCTGGCGCAGCAGGTGCTGGTGATGTACTTGGGGCGCATCGTCGAGGCCGGGCCTGTGGAACAGGTGTTCGGCCGACCGCGTCATCCCTACACTCGTGCGCTGCTCAATTCAGTGCCCTCCATCGACCCGGAGCGCCGTGACCAGTTGCAAATCCTGAGTGGCGAGATCCCCAGCCCCTTGAACCGGCCTGCCGGGTGCCACTTCGCGCCCCGTTGCCCGCGGGCCAGTGAGCGTTGTCGCCGAGAGGTGCCAGCCGAGACCCAGGATCACGGCCACCGCTTTTCTTGCCACCACCCTCTGAACGATGAGAGCTGA
- a CDS encoding ABC transporter ATP-binding protein — MIDESLQYSTIERLAAANNDAAQDLVLEVEGLTVSFPGLFKTVQAVRGIDLKVRRGEILGLVGESGSGKSMTAMSCLGLMPEAARLEGSVRVAGQQVNGASASQLAALRGGGAAMIFQNPMKALNPFFTIGRQMFDVIGCHRQLSKAQIRAEALSSLEAVSMPDPPLALAKYPHQMSGGQLQRVVIAMALACRPKLLIADEPTTALDVTVQAQIIALLRKLAREQDLAILFITHNLGVVASLCDRVAVMYAGEVVESGPVGEVFKRPAHPYTLKLMGTVPKLGQGPQALGFIPGQVPNMAAPPAGCAFNPRCERATGRCNHAAPRVVIGKEHWAACHNILVKV; from the coding sequence ATGATCGACGAATCCTTGCAGTATTCGACTATTGAGCGTCTCGCCGCTGCGAATAACGACGCAGCTCAAGACCTGGTGCTGGAAGTGGAAGGGCTGACGGTGTCTTTCCCTGGTTTGTTCAAGACCGTACAGGCCGTACGCGGCATCGACCTTAAGGTAAGGCGCGGCGAGATCCTCGGGTTGGTGGGTGAGTCGGGCTCGGGCAAGTCTATGACGGCCATGTCTTGCCTTGGATTGATGCCTGAGGCCGCTCGGCTGGAAGGCAGTGTCAGGGTCGCCGGACAGCAGGTCAACGGCGCCTCGGCATCGCAGCTGGCGGCTTTGCGTGGCGGTGGCGCGGCGATGATCTTCCAGAATCCGATGAAGGCGCTCAACCCGTTCTTCACCATCGGGCGGCAGATGTTCGACGTCATCGGCTGCCATCGGCAACTGAGTAAGGCACAAATCCGCGCCGAGGCGCTGAGCTCGCTGGAAGCGGTGAGCATGCCCGACCCCCCTCTGGCGCTAGCCAAGTACCCGCACCAGATGTCTGGCGGTCAGTTGCAGCGAGTGGTGATTGCCATGGCGCTGGCCTGTCGGCCGAAACTGCTGATCGCCGATGAGCCGACCACGGCGCTGGACGTCACCGTGCAGGCGCAGATCATCGCTCTGCTGCGCAAGCTGGCACGGGAGCAGGACCTGGCGATTCTGTTTATCACCCACAACCTAGGGGTAGTGGCTTCGCTCTGTGACCGGGTGGCGGTGATGTATGCCGGCGAAGTGGTGGAGAGCGGTCCGGTGGGCGAGGTGTTCAAGCGACCTGCACACCCCTACACCCTTAAGTTGATGGGCACCGTGCCCAAGTTGGGGCAGGGACCCCAAGCCCTGGGCTTCATCCCGGGGCAGGTGCCGAACATGGCGGCTCCCCCGGCTGGCTGTGCCTTCAACCCACGTTGTGAACGCGCCACCGGACGCTGTAATCACGCTGCGCCGAGGGTTGTCATCGGCAAGGAGCACTGGGCAGCTTGCCACAACATATTGGTCAAGGTGTGA
- a CDS encoding ABC transporter permease: MSIQDVSLSMSSRAPSWRIKALAFTSDNKLFVFGALLLLLIILAAVFAPWLAPYEPNKIVFSQKLLAPNWAHWMGTDEFGRDILSRVLYGARTSLIIGVSVTLIAMLIGIPIGLVSGYFGGRVDTLLMRFSDVFLAFPPLLLPIAITAALGSGLANAMLALAVSWFPWYARIMRGAVVRVRSETYIHAARSMGVSHCRILLRHVLPNATTPVIVQGSMDFGYTILAAASLSFIGLGAKPPMIEWGLMAAASRSQLLENPWTVLFPGVAIFVLVLAVNLVGDGLRDVLDPKKGMR; encoded by the coding sequence ATGAGTATCCAAGACGTATCCCTGTCCATGTCCTCGCGAGCCCCATCATGGCGTATCAAGGCCTTGGCGTTTACCAGCGATAACAAGTTGTTTGTATTCGGCGCGCTGTTATTGCTGCTGATCATCCTGGCGGCAGTCTTCGCCCCCTGGCTTGCACCTTATGAACCGAACAAAATTGTCTTTTCCCAGAAATTGCTGGCACCCAACTGGGCACACTGGATGGGCACCGACGAGTTTGGTCGCGACATTCTTTCACGGGTGCTTTATGGCGCACGCACCTCGCTGATCATCGGAGTGAGCGTGACTCTGATTGCGATGCTGATCGGGATTCCGATTGGGCTTGTTTCCGGTTACTTCGGTGGTCGAGTGGATACGCTGCTGATGCGTTTCTCAGATGTGTTTCTGGCCTTTCCGCCGCTGTTGTTGCCGATCGCTATCACTGCTGCGCTGGGATCGGGATTGGCCAACGCCATGTTAGCGCTCGCTGTCTCCTGGTTTCCCTGGTACGCGAGGATCATGCGCGGTGCGGTAGTACGGGTTCGTTCAGAAACCTATATCCATGCCGCCCGTTCCATGGGCGTCAGTCACTGCCGTATCTTGCTTCGCCATGTACTGCCCAATGCCACCACGCCTGTGATCGTGCAGGGCTCCATGGACTTTGGTTACACCATTCTCGCCGCTGCCTCGCTGAGCTTTATCGGGCTGGGGGCCAAGCCGCCCATGATCGAATGGGGGCTGATGGCCGCGGCGTCGCGCTCGCAGTTACTCGAGAATCCCTGGACGGTGCTGTTTCCCGGAGTGGCGATTTTTGTTCTGGTGCTGGCCGTCAACCTGGTAGGTGACGGGCTGCGCGATGTGCTTGATCCAAAGAAGGGGATGCGCTGA
- a CDS encoding ABC transporter permease, which yields MAKYIAQRLIVMFFILLGVLTITFVLSRALPGSPVEMMLGNHPTVEQIAVAREKLGLDKPLPIQYFNYVGDLLRGDFGTSLRTGRPVVEEVVRRVGATFELTFLAMFWVVVLGVPIGVISAARQNSVVDNAARAGSIAGTAFPVFILAMGLQLLFYGKLNWLPLQGRIDASILLDSPFERVTGFYLIDTLLAGNFVALWSAIKHLTLPVLTLVIVTLATVTRITRNMMVEVLSEEYIRTAVSYGVPKWRIHYAYALKATMIPLLTVVGLTFGYLLGGAVVVEFVFDWPGLGGFVVFSIAQNDFPAVMGATLVLATTYLSINLIVDLLYHLVDPRLRVQ from the coding sequence ATGGCGAAGTATATAGCTCAGCGATTGATAGTGATGTTCTTCATTCTTTTGGGAGTGTTGACCATCACCTTCGTTCTGAGCCGAGCTCTTCCGGGTTCCCCGGTAGAAATGATGCTGGGAAACCACCCCACGGTGGAGCAGATTGCCGTTGCACGGGAAAAACTAGGGTTGGATAAGCCTCTGCCGATCCAATACTTCAACTACGTCGGTGATCTTCTCCGAGGTGATTTTGGCACTAGTCTGCGCACCGGGCGGCCGGTGGTGGAGGAAGTGGTCAGGCGGGTTGGCGCGACTTTTGAACTGACATTCCTGGCGATGTTCTGGGTGGTGGTGCTGGGGGTGCCGATCGGTGTCATCTCAGCGGCGCGGCAGAACTCAGTGGTCGACAATGCGGCACGAGCGGGGTCCATCGCCGGGACGGCGTTTCCAGTTTTCATCCTGGCCATGGGCTTGCAGTTATTGTTCTACGGCAAGCTCAACTGGCTGCCCCTGCAAGGACGTATCGATGCTTCCATTCTTCTCGATAGCCCTTTTGAGCGTGTGACAGGCTTTTACCTGATCGACACTCTGCTGGCCGGTAATTTCGTAGCACTGTGGAGCGCCATCAAACACCTGACGCTACCCGTGCTCACCCTGGTCATCGTGACCTTGGCCACTGTCACCCGGATCACCCGCAACATGATGGTGGAGGTGCTATCCGAGGAGTACATCCGTACGGCCGTTTCTTACGGTGTACCCAAGTGGCGTATCCATTACGCCTATGCCCTGAAGGCAACAATGATTCCGCTCCTGACAGTGGTGGGCCTGACCTTCGGTTACCTGCTCGGTGGTGCGGTAGTGGTTGAGTTCGTTTTCGATTGGCCCGGCCTGGGCGGCTTCGTGGTGTTTTCGATTGCCCAGAATGATTTCCCCGCCGTGATGGGAGCCACCCTGGTGCTGGCCACGACGTATCTGTCGATCAACCTGATCGTTGATCTCTTGTATCACCTTGTTGATCCGAGGTTGCGAGTCCAATGA